The Faecalibacterium sp. I3-3-33 DNA window AGGGCGCAAAGCCTTCCCCTTCTTGTGCTTTAAAGGAGGTGGATGCAGATGGCGATACGGATCGAGCAGGTGGATGCCGGCAGCGAGGCCGAGGCTCTTGGCCTTGCCCCCGGCGACGAACTGCTGAGCGTGGACGATAACGAGTTGAACGACTCGCTGGACTACGATTTTTATACCGACAGCAGCAGCTTCCACCTGAAGGCCCGCGTGGCAGACGGCATCCGGGAGTGGGAGGTGCAGCGGCCGCAGCGCGGCCCCTTTGGCTGCGGGTTCAAGACCTATCTGGGCGATGAAAAACATACCTGCTCCAACCACTGTATGTTCTGCTTCATCGACCAGATGCCCCCGGGTATGCGCGAGAGCCTGTATTTTAAGGATGATGACGAGCGGCTGAGCTTTTTGTTCGGCAACTACATCACCATGACCAATATGCAGGATCACGAGATCGACCGCATCATCAAGATGCACATCTCGCCCATCAATATCTCGGTGCACACCACCAACCCCCAGCTGCGGGTGCGGATGCTGGCCAATAAGCGCGGCGGCGAGGTGCTCAAGTACCTGCCCCGTCTGGTGGAGGGCGGCATTGCCGTCAACTGTCAGCTGGTGCTCTGCCGCGGCATCAACGACGGCGACGAGCTGCGCCGCACCCTTGCCGACCTGCTGGAGCTGACCCCCATGGTGCAAAGCATTGCAGCCGTGCCCTGCGGCATTACGGATTACCGCAAAAATCTGTACCCGCAGGTGCCCTACGATGCAAGGACCAGCGCCGAGGTCATCGACATTATGGAAGAATTCGGCGATGAATGTAAGCGCCGCCACGGCAAGCGCATCATCTACCCCAGTGATGAATGGTACCTCAAGGCGGGCCGCCCCATCCCCGCGGCGGCGTTCTACGAGGACTACGACCAGCTGGAAAACGGCGTGGGCATGATGCGCTTGTTTGAGGAAGAATTTCTGGCAGAACTGGACAAGCCCCACCGTATCTACGGCACCAAGGAGCTGGACGTGGTCACCGGCACCATGGCAGCACCCCTCATCACCCGCATGATGGAGGAGCTGCACCGCCAGTACCCCATGATCACCGTGCACGTCCACACCATCCAGAACCGCTTTTTCGGCGGCAATGTGGGTGTGACCGGTCTGATCACCGCCACCGATATCATTGCCCAGTGTGCTGGCAAACTTGCTACAAAAACGCTGGGCATCCCGGCTGTGATGCTGCGGGAGGAAAAGGATACCTTCCTTGACGATATCACGGTGGAGCAGCTGGGGGAGCGGCTGGGCGTAAAAGTGGAGGTACTGCCTACGGCAGGCGGGGACGAAGCCCGCGCCTTGCTGCGCAGCGGCCTGCACATCGCCCGCAGAAGAAAGAGCGGCAGCTGATAACGCCATTTTTATAGTATTTTACCCCTTTTAAGAAAGGAGGAGACCCCATGAGCAAACCGATCGTAGCAGTGGTGGGCCGCCCCAACGTGGGCAAATCCACCCTGTTCAATAAGCTGTGCGGCCAGCGCCTTGCCATTGTGGAGGATACCCCGGGCATTACCCGCGACCGCATTTTTGCCAACTGCGAGTGGAACGGCCACGAGTTTTTGCTGGTGGATACCGGCGGCATCGAGCCCAAGGCCACCGAGGGCATTCTGGCCCACATGCGCGAGCAGGCGCAGATCGCTATTGACACCGCCGACTGCATCATCATGGTTACGGACGTGCGCAACGGCCTGACCGCAGCCGACGAGGACGTGGCGCACATGCTGCGCCGCAGCCACAAGCCCATCATTCTTGCCGTGAACAAGTGCGACAAGGTGGGCGAGGCTCCCATGGAGCTGTACGAGTTCTACAACCTCGGCTTTGACGAGGTGATGCCCATTTCTTCCGTGCACGGTCACGGCACAGGCGATCTGCTGGATGCAGTGTGCGCCCATCTGGACTTCAGCGAGACCGTGGTGGAGGAGGACCGTATCCCTGTTGCCATCATCGGTCGCCCCAACGTGGGCAAGTCCAGCCTGACCAACCGCATTCTGGGTGAGAACCGCATGATCGTGGCCAACGAGGCCGGCACCACCCGCGATGCCATCGACACCCCGGTGGACAACGCCTACGGCAAGTTCATCTTTACCGATACCGCCGGTCTGCGCAAGCGCAGCAACATCAGCGATGGTCTGGAGCGCTACATGGTGGTGCGTGCCCTGGCTGCTGTGGAGCGCAGCCGCGTGGCGCTGATCCTTGTGGATGCCACCGTCGGCTTTACCGAGCAGGACAGCAAGGTGGCTGGCTACGCCCACGAGCAGGGCAAGGCCTGCATCATTGTGGTGAACAAGTGGGATGCCGTGGAAGGCAAGGAGACCAACACCATGGAGCTGCAGCGCCGCGGCTATGCCGAGTGCTTCAGCTTTATGGGCTATGCACCTATTATCTTCATCTCTGCCCAGACCGGCTACAACGTGAACAAGCTGATGCAGCTCATCCGGGATGTGGACGCCGAGAACGATGCCCGCGTGCCCACCGGCGTGCTGAACGAGATGCTGGCCCGCGCGACCGCCCGGATGCAGCCCCCCAGCGACAAGGGCCGCCGCCTGAAGATCTACTACCTGACGCAGGCCTCTACCCGTCCCCCCACGTTCGTGGCCTTCGTGAACGCAAAGCACCTGTTCCACTTCAGCTATCAGCGGTATCTCATCAACCAGATCCGCGAAAACTTTGGTCTGGAGCACACGCCCATCCGTCTGGTCGTGCGGGAGCGCGGCTCCGGCGAAGTGGGTGCCAAGGACGTATAACACGTCAGGAGGGCTCAGATGATGGAATCTGTTCTCATCGCTGCGGTGTCCGCCGTGCAGGCGTATCTGCTGGGCAGCATCGACACCGGTATCCTCGTCAGCAAGTTTTTGTACCACGATGACGTACGCAAGTACGGCAGCGGCGCTGCAGGCATGACCAATATGCTGCGCACCTTCGGTAAAAAGGCAGCGGCACTTACCGCTTTCGGTGATGTGCTCAAGGGCGTGCTGGCGGTGTGCATCGGCCGCTGGCTGTTCACCCTGATGCCGGAGAGCACTACGCTCTCGCCGTATCTTGCGGTGTACCTTGCTGCCATCTTTGCCATTATCGGCCATTTGAAGCCCCTGTATTTCGGCTTCAAGGGCGGCAAGGGTGTGCTGGTGGCGGGCGGCACCATTCTGGCCATCCAGCCGGTGCTGATCCCCTTTCTGGCGGTCATCTTTCTGGCCTGCCTGCTGCCCACCGGCATGGTGTCTCTGGGCAGCGTGACCATGGCGGCACTTTACCCGGTGCTCACCATTCTGTACGGCGTGTTCCGGGGCTACTCTGCCGCCGACCTTACCGTGTGCGCCATCGGCTCGGTGATCATGGGCGCAATGGTCATTTATATGCACCGCTCCAACATCCAGCGCATCCGCGAGGGCAAGGAGTACCGCTTTGGCCGTCACGGCAAAAAGTAACAAAAAATAGTAAACCACCCCGTAGCAGCCGTTTACCGGCCACTGCGGGGTGGTTTTTTGTGTATGATTATTCCTTTGTCTCGGTCTCTTCCTCAGGCTTTGCTTCGGAATGCCGCCGACGGAACCAGTCGGCGGGGATGCCGCTCTGGGCGGGGGTAAGATCCGGCGCGGGGTGGCCGTCCGGCAGGTGTGCGCCAAAGGCCGGGACAAAGAAGAACTTGCGCACAATGAAGATCAGCGCGATCGCACCCACGCTGAGCAGGTTCTCCACAGCGGAATCGTGCCCCACCACCAGATGGCGGGCAATGGCGTAAAGCAGCACCTCAAGGCTGCTGCCGGGGCTGTGCTTGGCCAGCATCTTGATGAACTCGATGCCGATCACGATATCCAGACTGCGCTCCAGAAAGGTGCGGATCTCTGCTTCGTTGCCATCGAACAGCAGACCGGGCATCCAGCGGATCAGGGGCACAACGCTGAGCAGCAGACCGATCAGCACCAGCCCGGACAACAGCACTTCCAGCAGACTGGAAGCCTGAATAATGCGGTTGCGCAGGGAGGTGCGCCAGTGGCTTTCTACCGGGTGAGAGGGATGTTCCATAGTAAGACCTTCCTTTCGGCATTCTGCTGCATAAAGATCGACAAAATCCTACCTTTATTGTAGCAGACGAGAGAAGGTCTGTCAATTTCAATCCACGATGGTGACGGTGGTCTGCGGGCCGACGGCCACATAGCCGGACTTTTTGATGCAGTCCTGCCCGGCGTCGGTGTCCAGCCAGTCATACAGGATGCGCTCCGGGCTGTCGGCGGCGGCATCCGGGTGGATGACGGCGTAAAAATCGTTGCACAGGGGGTAGCTGCCGTCGGCAAGGGTGTCGTTGCCGGGGGTCACACCGTCCACCGCCAGCAGCCGCAGCCCGGGCTTAGAGTACATCTGGTCGATGTAGTAATACACGGAAAAACCGATGGCGTTGGCGCTGTTGTTGTAATCGGCAATGCTGTCCACCAGCTCACCCATGGCGGCGGGAGCCAACTCAGAGGGCGGGGTCATCAGCGCACCGCCCTGAATGAGCAGCTTTTTGAACAGGGTCTGGCTGCCGGAGTCCTCGCCGCGCTGGAAGGCGACGATAGCCTGATCTTTGCCGCCCACATCCTTCCAGTTGGTGATCTTCCCGGCGTAGATGTCCCGCAGCTGCTGCTGGCTAAGCGCCTGCACAGGGTTGTCCTCGTTGACGATGAACACCAGCGCGTCCACCCCGATGGGCTTTTGTTCCAGCTGTACGTTGGCCTCTTGCAGCTCTTCCTTTACATAGTCCGGCGCTTCGTACACCACCAGCATCCGGGTGGTGGTGTCGTACAGGCCAAAGTTTTCCCATGCGTAGGCGGTGGTGCTCACGGTAATGCTGCTGCGGGCTTCTTCCAAGTCCATGCCGGTGGTATCGGCCAGCATCTGCGCCATCAGGGGGATGCAGGCGGTGCTGCCGTCCAGCGGGGGAAACTCCTCCACGGTCAGAAAAGGCTCCGGCTGCTGCACAGTCGGGGAAGCAGCAGAGGATGCGGGCTGCTCTGCGGCAGAGGAAGCGGTGCTGCCGGAGGGCGCATCCGTGCCCTTGCAGGCGGTCAGTACCCCGGCAGCGGAGCAGGCAGCCAGCCCCAGCAGAAAGCTGCGGCGGGAAATTTTAGCGTTTTTCATAAGAAAGCCCTCCTAACTCAATAGCCGTAACTCGGTTCATCGTCCGCAGAGGCAGACGAGAAAATACTCTGGCAGTACAGCCAGTTGCCGCTCGTGT harbors:
- a CDS encoding DUF512 domain-containing protein — translated: MAIRIEQVDAGSEAEALGLAPGDELLSVDDNELNDSLDYDFYTDSSSFHLKARVADGIREWEVQRPQRGPFGCGFKTYLGDEKHTCSNHCMFCFIDQMPPGMRESLYFKDDDERLSFLFGNYITMTNMQDHEIDRIIKMHISPINISVHTTNPQLRVRMLANKRGGEVLKYLPRLVEGGIAVNCQLVLCRGINDGDELRRTLADLLELTPMVQSIAAVPCGITDYRKNLYPQVPYDARTSAEVIDIMEEFGDECKRRHGKRIIYPSDEWYLKAGRPIPAAAFYEDYDQLENGVGMMRLFEEEFLAELDKPHRIYGTKELDVVTGTMAAPLITRMMEELHRQYPMITVHVHTIQNRFFGGNVGVTGLITATDIIAQCAGKLATKTLGIPAVMLREEKDTFLDDITVEQLGERLGVKVEVLPTAGGDEARALLRSGLHIARRRKSGS
- a CDS encoding substrate-binding domain-containing protein; the encoded protein is MKNAKISRRSFLLGLAACSAAGVLTACKGTDAPSGSTASSAAEQPASSAASPTVQQPEPFLTVEEFPPLDGSTACIPLMAQMLADTTGMDLEEARSSITVSTTAYAWENFGLYDTTTRMLVVYEAPDYVKEELQEANVQLEQKPIGVDALVFIVNEDNPVQALSQQQLRDIYAGKITNWKDVGGKDQAIVAFQRGEDSGSQTLFKKLLIQGGALMTPPSELAPAAMGELVDSIADYNNSANAIGFSVYYYIDQMYSKPGLRLLAVDGVTPGNDTLADGSYPLCNDFYAVIHPDAAADSPERILYDWLDTDAGQDCIKKSGYVAVGPQTTVTIVD
- the der gene encoding ribosome biogenesis GTPase Der, translated to MSKPIVAVVGRPNVGKSTLFNKLCGQRLAIVEDTPGITRDRIFANCEWNGHEFLLVDTGGIEPKATEGILAHMREQAQIAIDTADCIIMVTDVRNGLTAADEDVAHMLRRSHKPIILAVNKCDKVGEAPMELYEFYNLGFDEVMPISSVHGHGTGDLLDAVCAHLDFSETVVEEDRIPVAIIGRPNVGKSSLTNRILGENRMIVANEAGTTRDAIDTPVDNAYGKFIFTDTAGLRKRSNISDGLERYMVVRALAAVERSRVALILVDATVGFTEQDSKVAGYAHEQGKACIIVVNKWDAVEGKETNTMELQRRGYAECFSFMGYAPIIFISAQTGYNVNKLMQLIRDVDAENDARVPTGVLNEMLARATARMQPPSDKGRRLKIYYLTQASTRPPTFVAFVNAKHLFHFSYQRYLINQIRENFGLEHTPIRLVVRERGSGEVGAKDV
- the plsY gene encoding glycerol-3-phosphate 1-O-acyltransferase PlsY, whose amino-acid sequence is MMESVLIAAVSAVQAYLLGSIDTGILVSKFLYHDDVRKYGSGAAGMTNMLRTFGKKAAALTAFGDVLKGVLAVCIGRWLFTLMPESTTLSPYLAVYLAAIFAIIGHLKPLYFGFKGGKGVLVAGGTILAIQPVLIPFLAVIFLACLLPTGMVSLGSVTMAALYPVLTILYGVFRGYSAADLTVCAIGSVIMGAMVIYMHRSNIQRIREGKEYRFGRHGKK